The Silene latifolia isolate original U9 population chromosome Y, ASM4854445v1, whole genome shotgun sequence sequence ctgctgctgctcaaccatcacctcatcatcaccaccacctccagaagtacccgctcccgatgacccaatccccgcatctACTCCTACTCCGGCTCCTGGACTCACGTACcacggggtcaagccaccgtaggcaaaggactgaggtgtcccccacgtcgactgatccaccccgtaggagtggaaaacccctgtgtagtccccaacttcgctccaccaaaccggatgcggtccctcggtccctatcccctgagtgtacgccatctcatgcatgttcctgagtgtcaaggtagatgacactctctcttcTAAGTAgttggatcgcgtctccggggtgtcaaggtaagggtagcacggaaaaggacgTTGCTGCTGTTGAGGTGCtaccggctgtggcctagtctccgaggccctctccctcactcgacggggtcctctccccaacctgggtctctccaccacaaccgccgcgttctcccccttcgtcggctctggcatcacctcaagaatcgtgtcgtcgatgaggtaggtctgcagctggcggggtctatcaacatcctcctcATCACCAGAGTCCACAACTACAACTGCCGGCTCCAAAGGCTCCGtcagtgggaggtgctcaggagctggaatcttcatccaactcatgccccacaccctccaagctaggctaccgtcagccaaagttttcaaccatttcaggtcgaggtagtagtcacgatccatagttggcactggggtagctagaggcacatactctgaagaagcctcaaaggaggttagcttttcagctaaccgagtggcgatagcgccacagctcaagtaccgggaagaagcagtagccatcaaggcaagggcaaagagacgatggaaggagcattaaagaccactttcctggcccgctccgggttgaggtaggacatcagaagcaacacctcatgattattcagtttactgatatcttttctgtcataaaggaggtttgaaagagaacggagaaagaccctcaaggtaacatgctgaacaacattaatcagcatgttgcttgaggtggtagctggctttccggtcaagcaaggcattaggcggcagacaccgcactcagcaggaatatcagtgatagaatccttgggaggcttggtcaacccaaggtgagacgcaaacagatccatagtcaacagaaaactggtgttcatcaaccgaaattcaacggtctgggcagctgggtcataactaaagaagctcataaactccaaggtaagaaaaggataagagtgtttcctcagcctgtacaaacccgtaaaacccaaagtctcgaatatgtgacagacatccgtctctattcccaaatcctcCAACAATGTAATGTCTATACACCTCGTTGGTCTCATTTTGCGGTTTTGCAaatctacaaaacgctctctctgtttgaaatcgacaaaaacaacataagggtactccggaactgcgggtaccacgggtccactcccctccccagtCTCAGGCTGTGtaaccctcccccgtttactctgacgggtccctacgttcggtctTGGCATCTGTTTCGGCATATGATTTAAACAAACTTGTATAAACACATGTAAACATATACTTCACGAAATTTTGGATTTCATATACACTCAGCTAGGTTCACCAATTCATCAACCAATTTGTCATGTGAAGCACACaattcatgccattaaacttTGAATATTCAGCtaagtacacacattcaccaacagtttCCTTAATTTGATATATAAACTCAGTTTACAGCTACTCATAAACCATATTTGTGAGAAATTTATCTTGGTGATTACACATTCTCAACAATTCTACTATCCTAGCACGATTCAAATGTCGCTCTACATACACACTTAACAACATGTGAGGCACTTGAACAAGCTCATGGAAAGCAATTTAGAACATATTATCATCAACCTTCAATATTAGGAACTAATAACTCAGTTAAACTTTTTCAGATTTATCTCTACAAATTTGTAACAATTTTGACATATTCTTCATGAATCAACAccactactatcatattgaagtttaacCTTTATTTAAACAGTCATATACAACACCAAAGTCCacatataaatcacgaatttccatttgaggcacttttaagacggagttttgaggcaactttttaaggtgaaaatcatcaaaattcatccTTCAACATGTTATATACAAggtatagtactcaatttcatcatctaatcaatgtggaacacccaaaaatcaatttcaatttttgtaACCCTAAAATTTTCCGGCCCCCAAATTGCAAATTTCTAGTCTATATTACAGCAATTAATCGCTAACAATCAAGAAAAGAagacatgtgaatcatatttcaacaattaaaagcaacaaattgATTATATGAGTCGAAATTTTCAGATTATATAATCATCCTCAACAAGTTTAaagcataaaaacatgtaaatagggtacaaaagcataccttgattgagtagtAAAGTGAAGAAACGAAATCAAACAAGGAAAATAACCCCAAATTAACCACCACTAACACAAGAATATGAGAGATTATGAGGGTTTGAGAGCTTAGGTATCGAAATATAGAAGGAGAatgagaagaaatagaaagaataggggttttaagaaacccgtaggattcactgtacagtaacctactcgatcgagtgtctagggtactcgatcgagtactagcctactcgatcgagtaggagctatttcatcgagtatctgcagaacatttccacatcccgacatcatagcttcctaactagatcgagtaaggtctactcggtctagtaagcactcgcactcggtcaagtatagctaAGTACTCGGCCAGAGATACGAAATAAATCGaaaattcctgcaaaaacaacatcgcgtgtcgattccaaactaagttcggaactcGACACTAATTATCGCACTTGTTCACGCATTACCACAATTGTTCAAGCATAACatatcgtctcaactaataaGGTGTATGTCACATTATGCTACTCAAGTTACCCAACTCGGGTCACCTGCTACCGAATCTTCcataaacataatcacgtcatcatattacacttaaCTTACTTTATACATTACTACCAAATTTGTGTTCATTCAACTTAGAACATGTAAATTAgcattagttcattctttcataTAACATATAATTGCATATTCGTCATATCAAATAATCTATCATGTTCCACATTCAATCAAAAGTAAATCAttttacacaaatcaattattacgcagcgAAAATTTTTCaactaataaacaaggcataTGAGCATTATTATAAGCTAtgtttcatattataactcaacaattccatAATTAGCATCATCGTAATCACGGTAGAGTTTgtaaactcgtatatgactaccGTCATCATCACTTATAGCAAATACTGACATGTTCACTCTTCAAGTCACGACATACActtccacattttcacgcatctcAATCACGTAAACCTTTATCACATATATCATAACCATCATGTAAGCTCACTAACTACGCCAAAAACTTTACTAATTCCACTAAAGATTACTACACACGGCCCAAATACCACTATCACATCCCTTAAGACTTAGCCAGAgttagctccggcacaattaacatacacatcacacatagacacacggactccacattcccgtaccatgtgactggcttaagtatcatggggccaagactttgaaatgagggcgcctactcacccaaaatctagcatcaacggggctcccattatacatacaccaggttcattttattagactcactacgttcattaggttcatttgttacaggttccaaaatcgtcgctctgataccactttgtaacacccccatattcagaggagccttaactaggccttccttagcatataagggcgttaccatctcggttgcccgaggaagtaataatcaaatgtcgataaaagaactattacgttactttacaagtgatttaaaaccaactgacgatataaagatacaacttaaagactactcgctataactatcaaatctcgtgaagactcatccctgcccgaactccagctatcaaccatatcaacacctgccaagacagactgctcaccataagggatcacggcagacacataaacaaacaagacaaccacacaaggtcagtactgagataagatacaacaatatcaataacaaCTATCAATACAACTCAACACAAACAGCCACACACACAATCGCACCCACTCCAAACAacctccgtcaccgatcgtccaccggactacCGCCACgcggggggaccgcaccgttcccacctaagccccgctcatcataccgagcgataaccctgtcccattaatgtgcacatcccctcccgtggcgggttccacggagggcgaaactagggcgtgaagccactcccgcaagtgactccactcagccgaaaacgcatctcgagaaccagagacaaacaatcacaatcacaatcagaaCCATCACACTACGAATGCGATAAaatacaacaaccacaacacaaccacaacatccgacacactagaccatctacagaaactgagtaggcgaacctacctttaagcaactgccaccaatccatgccaacacatgccataaccagcaaccaagcaaagcctataagcacaacacgatcatctattactaccaagcaaaccctaattgcaaagatgaggatagtgatgatgattatgacatacctataaggagaaaccctaaaaagaccgctacccgactcaagctacgctctcctaaggcacaaggaccttcaaagggcttccatggaggttttgtggtgaagggaaggaAAGAGGCGATCGATGGATGGGAAGAAAGGGGCGGAAATgaattgcggatttaacaaaacgcgattaaaaaccctcgctgaaaactcgatactcgatcgagtacccaacatactcgatcgagtgaccccctactcgatcgagtaacctagctactcgatcgagtagcctctactctatcgagtaccactcctaacacgtaactcaagatagttttggcacgcatttctaagaCTATTCTCGcacccaaggtcagtcaacgctggtcaaagggtctctaaaagggcgggtattacatagtGTACTTTGGATTCGCGAGAGTAATCCAGTATGTCTTGTGAGTGCAATTCGGAATTGTGACTATGTCCGGATTATGGTGGATGCAGGTTGGAAAGGTATAGAGAATGCAGGTGTTGGTTGGGTCGCCTTATCAGGAAGTGGAGAAAGATGTTTTTACATGGATAAAAATATTAGAGCTGAGTCACCTTTACAAGCGGAAGGATTGGAGGTGCGAATGGTCCTTTTGTCGGCTAGGGAGCAGGGAATACGACATTTGGAGGTATCTACGGATTGCATCTCTATTGTTTGTCAACTGGCTGGCATCGAGCGACCTCACCACCTTCTTAAGGCGATCCTTGAGGACATCCATTCTTATCTTTTTTCCTTTCATTGTTTAGCTATTAGTTATATTCCTAGGTCATTTAATAATGTGGCCCATAGTCTTGCGTGTAAGGCTATGGATAGATAGGTAAACCTTATTTTACAGCTGCCAAAATAAAAAGGGTGACATTCAATAATGTTGGCAAGAGACCAAGAAAAGCAATGAAAATGATTAGAAGAAAGTTATTGTCGGTCCAAGGGGTCTAACACTATATTAGCATTAAAGTTGTCTTACAACCTCTTTACACAATAAATGCTAAAATGTTATTAACCATTATATTTTTAGCCAATTATTGTAGAATCCACAACGCACGGCATCCCACTAGTGTTCAATATAAGAGGGAATTTAACCATTGATCTAACGTTCACATATGCCTCGAGTCTCGACTCATTCAAGATCGTTACTCAAAATATGTAACTACAAGTTTACAGAAGCTCGCAACACATAAAACCAAATCCAACTTAGTAACCATATGTCGAGTTATATTATACCACAATAACCACTATCACCAGAGATTGTTTCCGGTGCTTTGAATTAACTTATTACACTATAATTATGTGAGCCCGAGCCCGACTTCTATACATATACTCTAAGCGAGTCATACCAGATTTCTAGTTCGACAATGATATCCGTATCCTATTTCCGGGTCTCTTCAACATAATTCTGTTAGTTTAGTATGAGACGGAGATATACGCATACAAGCAATCTATTAACCCTTATTATTAAATTAGGTATGCACCACGAATAGCTTGGTGGTGTGCATAGAACCGCCTCATACAAGTTTTTGCTGTCAATTTACAAGCAATTATCATTCTTCTCTTCCCCAATGGTAGCCGCAAGAGACAGGAAAATAACTTCATCACAAGGAATGGTGATACCACTAGCATGTCGAAAGCCATACTCCTCTGCGGCCAACTGAAGTGGATACTGAAATTTAGGGTGAAACAACCATGATATAGGGATTACATATCTCGTCCTGTTTTCTCCAACATATACAACAAAGTGACCTTTGGTTACATGCACATCTTCTGAAGCTGTTTTCTCATCGTCTTTTTGAAAGCTTGAACACTTTCGGAATATCTCCTTCACTGGACCCACGGGAGTTGACGGTAATTTCCGGGATCGTTTTGAaggaagtttttcttcctgcATGAGATTTGTTCTCAACATATTATGACAACTCTAGTATAAGAAAGAAAACCAAGTTGTTAGCCAAAAGATGATGGTAGCAAGAAGTAGAACACGTCCATATGGATACATACATATTTATACATATGTCGAGGGACGGAGGGAACATACTAGGGATGGTACAAAGAGGAAAGGGTTTAAAGCCATGTGAGATGTGGGATCAAATAACATAAAAATGAGTTGTCATTCATCGTTAGCTTGGATAATGACACAAGACACAAGTAGCTACAAAGGATATTCAAACAACTAAACCTAACTTTGTGTTGCATCTCTGGAGGATATCCAGCAGAAATTCTCCTTTCGAAATTTTGAAGCTTTGTACTCATCCACATATTTAAAGAGCTTCTTATCTTATACAATTAGTATTTTCGAGCCCTAACTTTCTAATACGCAAGTCTTCCAACAGATATCACATCCCTAAATATCATAGGGACTATACTACTAAATATCTCAATTCAGTCTCTTATCTCCCAAGCGCCCAAGACCACGTGTCTAAGGTTCATCATACAACTCCTTTGTCATTAATGGTCAAATGTATTACTTGTCTTTTAGGAATATGTCAGATGCATAGAACACTGACATCATTACGGCTATCAAATTTCATCAATTCATGGATAGGAAAAAGGACAAAACACATAAACTCCAACACACAGTAGAGAATTAATGACATCACATCTGAAGATATATACTTTAGTAAGACAATTACGTTTCACAATTTCCACAGTAAACGTTTGCTGGTAGGAGTTACAAGGTGAAAACTGAGATTTAGAATATTCAATATAGTAACTCGAATACGTCTTCTTATACAATTCCCACAGTAAAACGTTTGCTGGTAGGAGTTACAAGGTGAAAACTGAGATTGTCATTTAGAATATTCAATATAATAACTAGAAGACGTCTTCTTATACACCtggtttttattttttagtaAAACGCACAACAGATACATAATAACCTCCATCCAAAATATATTGTTCCCATTGATGCTGAATATCACCCAAGTTAATATGTTCGAATGTGGAGCGATACAATGTAACATTTGTCATGCTTGATGTACCAAAACCAACCATGTACGAAGTATATTATATTATCATCTTTAGAATGATGTAActattgcatgttttgagaaaAAACCAGTCAGTTAACCAATAAAGTCACATGGAGACAACAAataaaaatggagggagtaatatctTATTAAGTAATCGAAACAAAACATTCTTCAGAAACGTCAAAACTCCATATCCGATACTCCACAAATTCATAAGTGAGCATTGTAGATTCAAAGTTAAATACTCCATACCTTATTATTATTAACGTAAAAATTCCACGCACCGCCAAGTTCCCATAGCCCATCTTTACCAGGGAATTTAAGCAAACTCGTTAACCAGGTCATTCCTTTTGTCATTTAGCTCCTACAAACAAAAGACACAACTGACTTTTATCGATGTGGACGAGACACTCTCAAGTCGAAAGATTATACTTTAATTGTGTCAAATCACAAATTTGGCTGCTTCAAAAACAGAAATTTTATAATAGAAAGACCATATACAATGAAAGTCTCTTACGCTATACATAAGGATTTCCTAGGTTACACTCTAATTCTCTAAACATGGGTGGTTCAGATTCAAGGTTTTAATCAAGCCAACCCTAGCAAATATATAGGCCTTGAGTTAACTACTAAATTCAAGAACAATAAGAAGCACACATTGAGCCAAAACCGTGCCTGATGTACAATAGGTATATTTTAAACGTACAAGGAGGTTTGGCAAGATCATTGCACATGATTAACAGATTTTTTTACCCTccattcatttggatcactaaaTATTTCTTTTTGGATATTCAACTCAATTCACTACATTCCATTCTCGAATAAATTTACATTGAACACAAAATCACCCTCTAAAGTATTCGGTTTCCAATATTTACCTACTTGTCCCTCCATTCATTGGACATATATACCTTGTCACTCGCTCTTATCTCCTTTTACTTGTTACATATGTACATGTAGTGAGTAAATACTGATGAACAGAGGGAGTGAGTATTAAAAACAATCCTACAGCTCAAATGCTCTAGAAAGATGATAGAGTCAAATAGTGTCGGCCTAATTAGGTAATTTTAGTTGAATAAACTTGTCACAACGCCGGTTTTGAGTGTTAATCGTAATATTTTCCGGTGAATCTACTTTGGTTGTAATTTGGATCATTTGAACTTGTTGTTGGTATTTACATCTCAAGGTAATTCAAGTACTTCATATGAGTAAGTTGAGATGAATGGATCATTTTGTACAAGCCGACTCACAAGTTAAACCCGAGCCACGGTCAACCAAAGTGAAGAAGGAGAGCCAAGAGTAAGCCAAGAGAATAAGTGAAAAGTCAAGAGAAGCAAACAAAAGGAAGATGAAGCCTTGGAATGCgcaaacaagagccaaaatgaagaattcaaaactcgatttcacaagggtcaacttcaaacaagcatatctcgagttctagacctcGTATCGACGCAAGGCCAAGTGAAGGTTAAAGCTTGTgattttagctttccaacggtaggtcgcATGCCTTATTTGACCAAGAAACGAGAGAGATATGGCTTTCGCAAGATTGTGGTGCAGGCTGAAACCGGAGACTGCGGCCCACACCTCCGGCCCCCACCGGAGCCTGCGGTTTTCCCCTGATCATTACGACGGGTTTTCCTTTTTTTCTATTTCCGAAAGCCCATTTGTTTGTGACCTAAAAAGGAAGAGCCAAGGGTATAAATACCCACATTATGAGATCTTAGAAGGAGGCTCCTTATCATCATCTAATCATCTAATCTTCTTTGAAGGCAATAATCTCAAAAAGCTTGTGTGTTAAGAAAACTTGATATTTTAGGAAGAAAGGTGTAATCTTTGACATTgaatgttaatctttcttcaatttgtgggttgtaacaagattatggaaggctaaatccttctttgcttggtgtaattcatccaaagtttccaactttggtattgtaagactcttttaatctctctttatttatccATTGATCTTTCCTTGTGCTTAtattcttatgttgagtagatgaatgtatgaattgatcactcttgcatcttatttacccaactattgcaaattctagagaaatggtttaatctatctaggattaattggagcaagcttgttgtatgttgattttgtttaaa is a genomic window containing:
- the LOC141633083 gene encoding protein SMALL AUXIN UP-REGULATED RNA 12-like — protein: MTKGMTWLTSLLKFPGKDGLWELGGAWNFYVNNNKEEKLPSKRSRKLPSTPVGPVKEIFRKCSSFQKDDEKTASEDVHVTKGHFVVYVGENRTRYVIPISWLFHPKFQYPLQLAAEEYGFRHASGITIPCDEVIFLSLAATIGEEKNDNCL